The sequence ACGTTTACAGTGGGTACACGTACTGCTAAACCGTCGAATTTGCCTTGTAATTCCGGCACGACTAAACCAACTGCTGCAGCTGCACCCGTCTTGGTTGGGATCATCGACAGTGCCGCAGCGCGGGCACGGCGTAAATCAGTGTGGTAGACATCTGATAAACGTTGATCGTTAGTATAGGCATGAATGGTGGTCATTAAACCAGATTCAATACCAATTTCGTCATTTAACGGCTTAGCAAAAGGCGCTAAACAGTTGGTGGTACATGACGCATTTGAAATCACAGTCATATCTGAGGTCAGTACATTGTTGTTCACGCCGTAAACTACGGTTGCATCAACATTTTTACCAGGAGCTGAGATAATAACTTTCTTTGCGCCCGCCGCTAAATGTGGCTGCACTGATTCCTTGGACGTGAAGATACCGGTACATTCGAAAACTACGTCAACTTGTAAGTCGTTCCAAGGTAATTTGCCTGGATCGCGTTCTTGAAAGGTAAGGATCTTGTCACCGTTAACATAAATTGCTTCGGCATCATGCTCAACTTTCGCATTGAAACGACCATGTACAGAATCGTATTTGGTCAGGTGAGCGTTGATTGATGCATCGCCTAAATCGTTGATGGCCACAATTTTGATTGGGTATGCTTTTTCGCTTTCGTACAGGGCGCGTAATACGTTTCTACCGATACGGCCGTAACCATTTATTGCAACACGGATAGTCATCTCATATCCCTCTGGTGATTATAAAATTCAACTGGTAGTAAAATTACCAAACTGACAGCTATAGTCAAGTTAATTCGACTGTTTTGCCAGAATTCGGTTAACAAAATAGGTGTTTTTTTAAATCGCTCGCGAAAATACTATTATTACCGATGTATTTGGGTAAAAAATTACAAAATGGCAAACATTTTGCCACCATTTTTATCTCGTTATAATTGAACGTAACACTATGGCTTCTCAATGACGACTTCAGTTGCCACGGGGGCATGCACTTCAATACGTTGTGGTGTAAGCCATTGCGCGACTGGACTGGACGAGTAATGGCCGTCTTTTAACGCATCGATTAAGTTTTGGGCGTATTGATCTAATGTCACAGCCAATGTTTTGTTGCCACCGATTAAGGCTAGCATCTTATCTTCAGAATACTTCTGCTGCGTAAGTAGTAAATTTGCTTTTGTCAGCATATAGGTTTTATCAAGCTGTTGGGTTTGGCGATAAGTTGAGGCTAGTCCAAGTAGCCAGCTAGGATCAAAATCATCAAATTGAATACTTGCAAACACCTTAAGGTAGAGTTGTTGCGCTTTTATGGCGTTACGGCTGCTATAATAGGTGGCTATTTGCGCCAAAAGAAATGGCTCTGTGACTTCGCCAGCACTTTCTTGTGCCAGTAAACGGTTTAAGGCCTGTGTATCGCCAAAACGCGTCCACTGGTAATAAGACATAAAGGGATCTTGGCGCTCACGAGTGTCATCCTGTAGCTGACTAAGGTTTTGCGTGCTTAGGCGAAAGGCTCTGGCTCTATCTGCTGTACGGTTGGTGTGGATGATATGCTGGACACCTGAGGCCAGTTCAATGCAACGGCTGTAGTCTTCAAGGTAAGTTAACTGTTGGTAAAGTTGTTTACCAGTAGGGTTATTGTGACCAATGAGATCGAATCTGCTCTGAATAAGTTTTGTTTTCTCAGCTAAACACCAACCATCCTTATGCAAATCGGCACAAATTTCAGGATTATTTTTACAAATCGTTTGGATATTTCGGCCATTATCACAACCGAAAAGACTCATCACGAGGGCAAATGATGTAATTATTACTAGATTTCGTCTCAAAACACGCTCCAAAATGCAATTTTCTCTAATAAAATTACAGATTTACAGAAAATATCTTACTGGTAAGCAGGCACAGATTTCATTACAATGGCGCCGACCAAAAACAGGGTTTTCCCTAAAACCTACATAAGATTATTGGTCTTTTCGTCATGTTACTCAAACCTTTCAATACATTTTATTGAAAAGTGAGATAAAGGATCTGTAAATGAGCGCTGATAAACACCTACAAAGTTGGCAAGAACGTTTTGAAATGGCAGAGGCAATGCAACCTTTGCTGGGCAAGTTATACCGTAACCAAGGCGTCGAAGTTGTGGTTTATGGTAAGCCGTTACTCAATGCTTCTACTATTGAGATTATTAAAGCGCACCGTTTAGTTCGTCGTCATGTTGGCGAGAAATTACGTTTACGCGAGAGTTTCCCGTTTGTTCAAGCCTTAAGCAGACTCGCTGTTAAACAATGTAAAGTGGATATTGGTAAGCTTGCCGTTAAATACTGGGCTGAACATACCGATACCAATGAAATTGAAAGCTATATGGCACGTGAATTAGCCGCTGCGATTGATCATGCCGATGATATCGCTCCGCGTGATGTGGTGTTGTATGGTTTTGGTCGTATTGGCCGTCTATTAGCGCGCTTACTTATTGAGCGTACTGGTCGCAGCAACAAGTTAAGATTACGTGCCATCGTATTGCGTGGCGGTAAGAAGGGCGATTTAGAAAAACGTGCCAGTCTACTTCGCCGTGATTCAGTACACGGTCCATTCAACGGCTCTGTTGAAGTAGATGAAGAGAATAATGCCATCATCGCTAACGGTACTTATATCCAAGTCATTTACGCAAACTCGCCAGATGAAGTGGATTACACCAAATACGGCATTAACGATGCACTTGTTGTTGATAACACAGGTATTTGGAAAGATGAAGCAGGCTTAGGCTTACACTTAAAGAGCCCCGGTGCAAGCAAAGTGTTACTGACCGCGCCTGCTAAAGGCGCCATCAAGAACATCGTTTACGGTGTGAACGAAGGCGACATTACGCCAGAAGACATCATCGTGTCAGCAGCAAGCTGTACCACTAACGCGATTACGCCAGTGTTGAAAGCGGTAAACGATAAGTACGGTATCGAGAATGGTCATGTTGAGACTATCCACTCATACACTAACGATCAAAACCTGATCGACAACTACCATAGTGCTGACCGTCGTGGACGCAGTGCACCATTAAACATGGTGATCACAGAAACTGGCGCAGCCAAAGCGGTTGCTAAGGCGCTGCCTGTATTAGCCGGAAAGTTAACAGGTAACGCGATTCGCGTGCCAACACCAAACGTGTCTATGGCAATCATCAGCATGAACTTAAATGCTGAAACCAACAAAGACGAATTAAACGAATACCTGAAAGATACGGCGCTGCAATCACCCTTGCAAAACCAAATCGACTATACGGACTCGACTGAAATCGTATCGAGCGATTTAGTGGGTTCTCGCTATGCGGGTGTTGTTGACTCTCAAGCGACAATCGCTGAAGGTAAACGCGCCATTCTATACGTATGGTATGACAACGAATTTGGTTACAGCTGCCAAGTGGTCGGTGTCATGCAAACGATGTTAGGATTAACGACATTGTCGCTGCCCGCTTAATCGTGATTGGCCGATAACAGAAAGCGCCTGATAGGGCGCTTTTTTATACTTTAATGATGTTAAATCACAATCTATCTCAACATTTGTATTGAGCAACTCCGAGAGTTGTTTATTCTATCGGCAAGCTTATCTCGCGATGGCTGAATATTGGGCAAACAGTTGGCTTAAGCGCAATATTTCAAATTTGTTGATTGACTCTGAAGGTTAAATCGGTAGAATGCCAATCCGCAGTCAGGGGAAAGCGTTGTTAAGTAATTCCCAAACTTAATCAAATTACGTTAAGTTGTGACATCGATGCGACATTAGCTCAGTTGGTAGAGCGATACCTTGCCAAGGTATAGGTCATCGGTTCGAACCCGATATGTCGCTCCAATCTATCGTGGTTGGGAAGTGGCGCGATGGCAGAATGGCTATGCTGCGGATTGCAAATCCGTCGATCTCGGTTCGACTCCGGGTCGCGCCTCCATAGATTAATGTATTAATGACACAATTTCTGTTATTAATATGAAGAGTTTGCCCGAGTGGTGGAATCGGTAGACACAAGGGATTTAAAATCCCTCGCTGGTAACAGCGTGCCAGTTCAAGTCTGGCCTCGGGTACCAAACATAAAAAAGGCCTAACACTGTTAGGCCTTTTTTATTGCCAAAATGCCTACAAATTTATCTATGATGTCATAGTGATCTGCCTCTAAAAAATCATATTTATCTAAAAATTCTGCTTTCACATAAATGATCTCTCATTTAGTTGTTATTTATTTTAATCAATCCATAATAGCCAAACTATTTCCTTAAGATGTGGTAATAGGCGCTATTCCCCCTCTTAAGACAGTGGTATAAATAAGCCGAATTTTCCCCTACACGTGAACATTTAGGATAAGTAGTCATGATTTTCTCTCAGGTAGTGCTCGCTCCAGCAGATCCCATCCTTGGTTTAACCGATACTTTTAAAGCTGATCCACGTCAAGATAAAGTCAACCTTGGTGTCGGCATTTATAAGGATGAAGCAGGGCAGACTCCGGTATTGCAATCGGTTAAGAAAGCAGAAGCCATACTGCTAGAACAAGAGAAGACTAAAAACTATTTAGGCATAGAAGGGGTCCAAACCTACAACCGCGTTGTACAAGAGTTGTTATTTGGTGAAGGTAGTGAGCTAGTGGCTTCTGGCCGTGCCGCAACCGCCCAAGCGCCTGGTGGTACAGGGGCATTGCGTATAGCCGCCGAGTTTTTATTGAGAAACACGCCATCTCGCACTATTTGGGTAAGTAATCCCACTTGGGCTAACCATCAAAATATTTTTGAAACTGCAGGGTTAACGGTTAAAGAGTTTGGATATTACAACGCCAGTGCTCACGATATCGATTTCGATGGCATGATGACCGATCTCGCCAATGCACAGGCGGGTGACATTATTCTACTGCACGGCTGCTGTCATAACCCAACGGGTATTGACTTGACTTTAGCGCAATGGGATTTAGTGGCTAACCTCTGTGCTGACAAACAATTAGTGCCTTTGTTTGACTTTGCTTACCAAGGTTTTGGAACAGGTATTGAAGAAGATGCTGCAGGCCTGCGTTTAGTCGCTTCAAAAG comes from Shewanella oneidensis MR-1 and encodes:
- the gap gene encoding type I glyceraldehyde-3-phosphate dehydrogenase — its product is MTIRVAINGYGRIGRNVLRALYESEKAYPIKIVAINDLGDASINAHLTKYDSVHGRFNAKVEHDAEAIYVNGDKILTFQERDPGKLPWNDLQVDVVFECTGIFTSKESVQPHLAAGAKKVIISAPGKNVDATVVYGVNNNVLTSDMTVISNASCTTNCLAPFAKPLNDEIGIESGLMTTIHAYTNDQRLSDVYHTDLRRARAAALSMIPTKTGAAAAVGLVVPELQGKFDGLAVRVPTVNVSLVDLSFIASRDTTVEEVNAIIERAASVAPLSEVLAVNKEPLVSIDFNHNAFSSNFDATQTRVNGRLVKVMAWYDNEWGFSNRMLDNAVALMNAK
- a CDS encoding DUF2989 domain-containing protein — encoded protein: MRRNLVIITSFALVMSLFGCDNGRNIQTICKNNPEICADLHKDGWCLAEKTKLIQSRFDLIGHNNPTGKQLYQQLTYLEDYSRCIELASGVQHIIHTNRTADRARAFRLSTQNLSQLQDDTRERQDPFMSYYQWTRFGDTQALNRLLAQESAGEVTEPFLLAQIATYYSSRNAIKAQQLYLKVFASIQFDDFDPSWLLGLASTYRQTQQLDKTYMLTKANLLLTQQKYSEDKMLALIGGNKTLAVTLDQYAQNLIDALKDGHYSSSPVAQWLTPQRIEVHAPVATEVVIEKP
- a CDS encoding glyceraldehyde-3-phosphate dehydrogenase, encoding MSADKHLQSWQERFEMAEAMQPLLGKLYRNQGVEVVVYGKPLLNASTIEIIKAHRLVRRHVGEKLRLRESFPFVQALSRLAVKQCKVDIGKLAVKYWAEHTDTNEIESYMARELAAAIDHADDIAPRDVVLYGFGRIGRLLARLLIERTGRSNKLRLRAIVLRGGKKGDLEKRASLLRRDSVHGPFNGSVEVDEENNAIIANGTYIQVIYANSPDEVDYTKYGINDALVVDNTGIWKDEAGLGLHLKSPGASKVLLTAPAKGAIKNIVYGVNEGDITPEDIIVSAASCTTNAITPVLKAVNDKYGIENGHVETIHSYTNDQNLIDNYHSADRRGRSAPLNMVITETGAAKAVAKALPVLAGKLTGNAIRVPTPNVSMAIISMNLNAETNKDELNEYLKDTALQSPLQNQIDYTDSTEIVSSDLVGSRYAGVVDSQATIAEGKRAILYVWYDNEFGYSCQVVGVMQTMLGLTTLSLPA
- a CDS encoding amino acid aminotransferase — its product is MIFSQVVLAPADPILGLTDTFKADPRQDKVNLGVGIYKDEAGQTPVLQSVKKAEAILLEQEKTKNYLGIEGVQTYNRVVQELLFGEGSELVASGRAATAQAPGGTGALRIAAEFLLRNTPSRTIWVSNPTWANHQNIFETAGLTVKEFGYYNASAHDIDFDGMMTDLANAQAGDIILLHGCCHNPTGIDLTLAQWDLVANLCADKQLVPLFDFAYQGFGTGIEEDAAGLRLVASKVPELLVANSFSKNFGLYNERIGAVTVVAHNADEAVRAFSQVKRTIRANYSNPPAHGALIVSTILSDAALKALWVQELTEMRERIALMRTLFVQSLKDEGVTQDFSFISRQNGMFSFSGLNKSQVARLKDEFGVYIVGSGRISVAGMTKANMPAICKAIAQVV